Proteins encoded within one genomic window of Sminthopsis crassicaudata isolate SCR6 chromosome X, ASM4859323v1, whole genome shotgun sequence:
- the CXHXorf65 gene encoding uncharacterized protein CXorf65 homolog, whose translation MFICIKHGDNQQFLVNTNCSILLLLHYIRNKVGLQDTELIDLCDEAGTLKLLFLVKFPGESATKFLQARSAYYVCKVERGLPGTRNENAYRAFVPLLKDPEQELLDALKSQCDYLEKSRIKMLRGQDAKKITPIDSYMNIQTKNIGRMGAPGTVEEETGPRRGGSSLTKTKPEAAGKKDKHR comes from the exons ATGTTCATTTGCATCAAACATGGAG ATAACCAGCAATTTCTGGTCAACACCAACTGCTCAATCTTGCTATTGCTACATTATATCCGAAATAAAGTGGGTCTGCAGGATACAG AACTCATTGACCTTTGTGATGAGGCTGGGACTCTGAAACTCTTGTTTCTGGTCAAGTTTCCTGGGGAATCAGCCACCAAGTTCCTCCAAGCCAGGAGCGCCTATTACGTTTGCAAGGTGGAACGTGGGTTGCCAG GGACCCGAAATGAAAATGCCTACAGAGCCTTTGTGCCTCTGCTGAAGGATCCAGAGCAAGAGTTATTGG ATGCCCTTAAATCACAGTGTGACTATCTGGAAAAGAGTCGAATAAAGATGCTCCGTGGTCAGGACGCTAAGAAAATCACTCCTATAGACTCTTACATGAACATTCAG ACTAAAAATATAGGACGGATGGGAGCGCCGGGAACAGTCGAAGAAGAGACAGGCCCTCGAAGGGGAGGTTCTTCACTTACCAAGACTAAACCTGAAGCTGCTGGAAAGAAAGATAAACATCGCTAA